A stretch of the Hydra vulgaris chromosome 09, alternate assembly HydraT2T_AEP genome encodes the following:
- the LOC100210351 gene encoding serine palmitoyltransferase 2 isoform X2, whose product MVAQSSVFNSRSEFIIENELQKNGVHKNDFLQPKTVEVMKLKPEHKANKSNDAPQKQHLIEETPLLVAIITYIGYGVLVVFGYFRDFLRLYHLEKTKAAKEKGRKGFVPLYSDFESFYTRNLYTRIRDCWNRPIGSVAGAELDLLERTSDDYNWNFRLTGNKIRVINMGSYNYLGFGECEGPCTDSAINSIKKYGVAATSTRLERGMHELQLELESTVARFVGKPEAICFGMGFATNSTCIPAIISPGCCIISDELNHASLVLGTRLSGAKVFVFRHNDMEHLEKVLKDAVVQGQPRTHRAWKRIIIIVEGIYSMEGSIVKLPEIIELKKKYKAYLYLDEAHSIGALGPNGKGVVDYFGLDTNDIDIMMGTFTKSFGSSGGYIAAEKHIIDCVRATSYSSAYSTTMSPPVMQQIISSMKIIMGEDGTGEGARRLKQLRDNVVSFRSKLRDMGFIIYGHDASPVIPILLYMPSKIAAFSREMLKRGIAVVVVGFPATPIIESRSRFCLSAAHTPEMLNKVLLALDEVGDILQLKYSRISPAKSLKKCIEDKKDN is encoded by the exons atggtTGCTCAGAGTTCTGTTTTTAATTCAAGAAGTgaatttataattgaaaatgAGCTTCAAAAAAACGGAGTTCACAAAAATGACTTTCTACAGCCCAAAACTGTCGAGGTTATGAAGCTAAAACCAGAACATAAAGCTAATAAATCAAATGATGCTCctcaaaaacaacatttaattgAAGAAACTCCATTACTTGTTGCTATAATAACTTATATTGGATATGGAGTTTTAGTTGTATTTGGATATTTTCGAGATTTTTTAAGGCTTTatcatttagaaaaaacaaaagctGCTAAAGAAAAAGGACGTAAG GGGTTTGTGCCTCTTTATTCAGACTTTGAATCATTCTACACAAGAAATTTGTACACAAGAATTAGAGATTGCTGGAATCGTCCTATTGGAAGTGTAGCTGGGGCTGAGTTAGATCTTCTTGAGCGAACAAGTGATGATTACAACTGGAATTTtag ATTAACTGGTAACAAGATTAGAGTAATAAATATGGGTTCATATAACTATCTTGGATTTGGAGAGTGTGAAGGCCCTTGCACAGATTCTGctattaattcaattaaaaagtatggtGTTGCTGCAACAAGTACAAGATTAGAAAGAG gAATGCATGAGTTGCAGTTGGAACTAGAAAGCACAGTTGCGCGATTTGTTGGTAAACCTGAAGCAATATGTTTTGGCATGGGGTTTGCTACTAATTCAACTTGTATACCAGCAATAATCAGTCCTGGGTGTTGTATTATTAGTGATGAATTAAATCATGCTTCATTAGTTCTGGGTACACGCTTATCAGGAGCTAAAGTCTTTGTTTTTAGACACAATG ATATGGAGCATCTAGAAAAAGTATTGAAAGATGCTGTTGTTCAAGGTCAGCCACGAACTCATCGTGCTTGGAAacgtattattattatagttgaaGGAATTTATAGCATGGAGGGATCAATTGTTAAACTTCCTGAAATTatagaattaaagaaaaaatataag GCATACTTATATTTGGATGAAGCTCATAGCATTGGTGCATTAGGACCTAATGGTAAAGGTGTAGTTGATTATTTTGGACTTGATACAAATGATATTGATATAATGATGGgaacatttacaaaaagttttggATCTTCTGGTGGTTATATAGCTGCTGAGAAA CATATAATTGACTGTGTGCGAGCAACTTCATATTCGTCTGCTTACTCGACAACTATGTCACCTCCGGTGATGCAACAAATTATCTCCTCAATGAAAATTATAATGGGAGAAGATGGAACTGGTGAAG gTGCTCGTCGTTTAAAGCAACTCAGAGATAATGTTGT GTCATTTCGCAGCAAACTAAGAGATATGGGATTCATTATATATGGTCATGATGCTTCTCCTGTTATTCCTATTTTGTTGTATATGCCTTCTAAAATAGC TGCATTTAGTCGTGAAATGTTAAAACGAGGAAtcgctgttgttgttgttggttttCCAGCTACTCCTATAATTGAATCTAGATCTCGCTTCTGCTTGTCTGCAGCACATACACCTGAGATGCTGAATAAG gttttactTGCTCTTGATGAAGTTGGTGATATTTTACAGCTAAAATACTCAAGAATATCTCCGGctaagtctttaaaaaaatgtatagaggacaaaaaagataattaa
- the LOC136085323 gene encoding uncharacterized protein LOC136085323: MSKRSKTCIYLTGNNEKIHYTVNNCCSADGYFASPFVIYKTKRNFCSEWARGGPVGTKYSISKLGWMENDTFIEWLKEVFIAETEQIGGIHILALDGHTNHIALEAVFLCKKLNIILICLPEHSSHILQPLDRGVYCHVKQA, from the coding sequence ATGTCGAAAAGGAGCAAGACGTGTATTTATCTTACTGGCAACAACGAAAAAATTCATTATACTGTAAACAACTGCTGCAGCGCTGATGGGTATTTTGCATCACCATTTGTGATATACAAAACCAAAAGAAACTTTTGTTCTGAGTGGGCAAGAGGTGGTCCAGTTGGCACCAaatattcaatttcaaaattaggttGGATGGAGAACGATACGTTTATTGAATGGCTAAAAGAAGTATTTATAGCCGAAACTGAGCAAATTGGTGGTATTCATATTTTAGCATTAGATGGGCATACAAATCACATAGCTTTGGAAGCGGTATTTTTGTGCAAAAAACTCAATATAATCTTGATTTGTCTACCAGAGCATTCTTCACATATTCTACAACCATTGGATAGAGGTGTCTATTGTCATGTCAAACAAGCATGA